GacttttatgatttataagactaataatataaaaaataaataaacaaacaaacaattgaaataaggtaaaaatatgtaaacttaCTTGAAATGCAAAGTGATGTGGCACAATCCATGTTATGATCTGTCCCTCTAGTTCACATTGATAGTAATAACCTTTGACTGAAACAAAGACTTTACGCAGAGCTTTAGCAGCTATCACCGCATGCATGAATTCAACAGTTAGACGTCTACAGAGAAGAGATTGATCTCTGGGCACTTTCTTCAATGAAGGGAATGTGCTGAACAGGAAACAAAGAGTCAAACAGTCATCCAGATCTCTTAATGCATCTACAAATGTAGGATATCGTTCTTTAACTACATGGTCTATATTTATTTCAGGATAATCACGGAAATACTGTCTCATCTTCCGATATTCTCGCTGAGCACGTGCTTTGCGTATTTTTTGTTGATAAGCCTAAAATGATTACATAAAAAGGTTATTAAAACCATTTGGTTTGATGCATGAGTAAAACATTATGTTAATGCAGGGAAGGTTATAAAAAGCTTTCAGTGATGTATGATAATATCCTGTGTTGTCTAAGACCATTATAGGGCCACACTTTTGATGAattctctggcgcagtggtctcATAAGTCGGAATTCCCTGGTTAAATAACTTGTagcagataaaaaaaactgcaacaaAGGCTCAGTTCACTAGAATCTTAATGATAGTTACATTGTCCATCTCTAAATATTCTGAATTTGCGATGTAATAATTTCTAATGTGAAAGGAAGAAATGTGATCTATGTACTTACTTTTAATTCTCGCAGTTTCCATATTATGGGTTCATGTAACAAAAACTTTATGTCCTTCGTGTGATAAAGTGTTTTGATACCGCCGGCACCTTTTTGGGCCCTCTTTCTGTTTCGTGGTTCCCGCGGATAAATGCCCTTGAGAATGCATATTCGCCTAAAGTCTTTCAATGATAACTGAAGTTTTTTTAACGCAGCCTTCCTGGTTATAAACTGTGCTCCCTCGCCTGTTGAAtactagaaaataaaaagttttgattAAATCGTAGACTTGTGTTGATAAACACGTGTTATAAGTTGGGTTATATGAAAACATaccttcttctttttcttagaGACCATTTTAGCAATTTATCAGGACTTTAGTAAGTTACACCAGTTGTTAGTAACTCTAACAGTGATAATtcatgtaattttaaatgatttcttagtatttagtaaaattacattattcCTGCGTAACTTGTCTATGAAAAGAAAATCAAAGACACAATTAATGTGAAATGAcagtaaattaaattgacattgACATGAACACCAGCCacagacattttttttccttttttctttCTCGTAGGGAAAAGGCAATGGTATATCACCGCACAGCTACAGACAagttttcgttttatttgaCTCTCAAGACAGACAATTATTGGTAGCCATAAAGCCTATTTAgctataatattcattaaatccTCTGgagtctttttatttaaattataatttaagttttgtcTTCTACGGTATAGGCAATTATCGGTGACTGTTACATGAACCCATCCATCGAGAAGGATTGTTAGACAATATGTAATATTTGAAGTTCATTCTAATTAACTTAACCTTTGATAGCGACTTTCTGAGGGCTATTACTAGTTGATTCTCGAAGTTTTTAGGAAGACTGTttaactagaaaataaaaaatacgacatttattttattgtacacatacGTTGACAAACAAGAAATCTGCAAAAAAGAAAGGCCATATATATAGATGACGTTTTtataaaaagcgatctctaccagcacggctagcatgggaaggagacaattatatccccggggaaaggataaaaatgtatcttctcccacggcattattaactctcagaacactgacgcacaagtggaaataatatccaaataatatatgtgtaataataaacgggggtaaactcctCCTAATCCATATTCCTGTGCTGCATGCGGACACGTTTattgtatcccttgtcagggcatataatcgggggatataatttttgtctcctgcccgtgctagccctgctgacaTCCATAATATTAAGATGAGATTATGCATTGTCTAGACTTACTAAAGATGACTAATTAGCATTGATGTAATATGTTACCACTGCTAATAATTAGATTTTACATAAAAAGAACACTACATTTAGGAAGAATTAAAAGagctttataattttgataGAAGCCTTAGTATACCTTGTGGAAGTCCATCTTAAACAATGACTTCCCAACCCACAATAATTAGgtcaaattttgtatttattcgtTTCGTCAACACCTCCTTAGGCTGCTACGGTAGGTACTTGTAGGTGCTGATACTGCTCGAAACTAGCGATGAGAGCGCATTTTATACTAAGGATATTAAAgtcaataaaatgttaaatcttCAAAACTTCTCCTAAACATTTTGTTATCATTTATTCTCAATTCATCCTACACTATTTATACATTTGAATTTGGTaacaatgaattaataaattaaaataaattataatattaggtaattTAACAAATTAGAATTTTGTTTCTACGCAGTCTCGCTACTGCCAGAACTTGGTGCTTCTGAGGGCAATGGGTTGGTTTGACTCTGCGCCCATGTATTTGGATCTATGAAAACGTACTGATAAGGGTATCCATAAGCTTGGGGCCAATAAGGCGTGGGTGCAGCTATCGGAGTATTCTCTTCAGTACTTTCACTTTCTTTATAAGATTTCATTACGTTTGTGATTGCAGACATCATTTGAGGATAGAAATACTGAAACGGGTAAGGTTGCGCTGGAATATCTTTAGAACACGGTGGAGTTACGGATCCCTCGGAGGGTGGGTTTGTTGGGGCTGCATATGGGTATGGAACTAAATTCTCCGCACCTGGTAGGGTGTATGCATACTTCACTGCAGGACTTGTAATTATAGCACGTTTCTGGTTTGTGATTTTGTCCCCGCGTGGCGATGTTTTGGTAGGACTTGACGTTAATGGAACAGTTTTCGGTTGGAGATTCGTCGCTGCTGGGAGGAAGTTGATGGGCTGATCAGTAAGCCATTGTGATTTAATACCATTTTCTTCCGTGGCTGCTACGTAGAGATCGCCTGTAGTACCATCGCTTGAGGGTTTGACGTATAGCCCATGAACTGGATGTAATTCAGCAGGGGGTTCCCAAATAACTTGACTTCGAGCGCTCAAAGCTGCCAGCGAGAAAACGACGATATGAATTACCTTATACATTATAATGAGCTGATCTTATGGGATAATGGTTATTTAAAATTGAGCTGTTGTATATATAATCAACTACTGGCAATTTTAAGATAAAACGGATCTTTTATCTATGGTTAACTCATGATCAGAGATAATATGcatgattatatttttttgttaatcaaATCACGTTTTGTAGGACTGCATAAGTTTTATATCACCACGTTTGGAGATAAGAGATAAGGATTTCCGAGGATCTGATAAGATGAAcggattaataatattaactatgCGGTACACTGCGGTTTTACCCACGTTTACTAGACTAGTAGCAGCT
The Pararge aegeria chromosome 6, ilParAegt1.1, whole genome shotgun sequence genome window above contains:
- the LOC120624393 gene encoding uncharacterized protein LOC120624393, with protein sequence MYKVIHIVVFSLAALSARSQVIWEPPAELHPVHGLYVKPSSDGTTGDLYVAATEENGIKSQWLTDQPINFLPAATNLQPKTVPLTSSPTKTSPRGDKITNQKRAIITSPAVKYAYTLPGAENLVPYPYAAPTNPPSEGSVTPPCSKDIPAQPYPFQYFYPQMMSAITNVMKSYKESESTEENTPIAAPTPYWPQAYGYPYQYVFIDPNTWAQSQTNPLPSEAPSSGSSETA